One window of Candidatus Komeilibacteria bacterium CG_4_10_14_0_2_um_filter_37_10 genomic DNA carries:
- the rsmI gene encoding 16S rRNA (cytidine(1402)-2'-O)-methyltransferase: MPQGKLYIIGTPIGNLGDLTARAKEIISTVDLLLCEDTRHTSKLLQHLQISKKLVSWHQHSKIQKLEQIKQYVVAGLQLGLVTDAGTPGIADPGGYLVQELVKIGCEIEPIPGVSALTTALSISGLPTDQFIFLGFLPHKKGRQTMIKEVVASKYLVVIYESVYRVQKLLTELAVAGLAENRRVVLCKELTKMFGQVIRGSLSQVQQQLTKEIIKGEWVVIIEGSHSANK; encoded by the coding sequence ATGCCTCAGGGTAAACTCTATATTATTGGTACACCGATCGGCAATCTAGGCGATTTGACAGCGCGAGCTAAAGAAATAATTAGTACTGTTGATTTATTATTATGTGAAGATACGAGGCATACTAGCAAATTATTGCAACATTTACAGATTAGTAAAAAATTAGTAAGCTGGCATCAGCATAGTAAGATTCAAAAATTGGAACAAATAAAACAATATGTCGTCGCTGGTTTACAACTAGGATTAGTCACGGACGCTGGTACGCCGGGCATCGCCGACCCCGGAGGTTATTTGGTTCAGGAATTAGTTAAAATTGGCTGTGAGATTGAACCAATTCCTGGCGTGAGCGCTTTAACGACCGCTTTGAGTATTTCCGGATTACCAACTGATCAGTTTATCTTTCTTGGCTTTTTACCTCATAAAAAAGGACGGCAAACAATGATTAAAGAAGTTGTCGCTAGTAAATATTTGGTTGTCATTTACGAGTCTGTTTATCGAGTACAGAAGCTACTGACGGAATTAGCTGTTGCGGGTTTAGCGGAAAATAGGAGAGTAGTGTTATGTAAAGAATTAACAAAAATGTTTGGCCAAGTAATTCGCGGTAGTTTGTCACAAGTTCAACAACAATTA
- a CDS encoding glycine--tRNA ligase: MEKVVALAKRRGFIFPSSEIYGGLSAAYDYGPLGIELKNNIKKAWWKKFVQQRPDMFGLDAAIIMHPKVWEASGHIANFSDPLVDCKKCRRRFRADHLLAPSALSPQYDKEKRIDLVDLRCPDCGGELTDQRQFNLMFKTFMGPVTEEASAVYLRPETAGGIFTNFKSITETMRARLPFGIAQIGKAFRNEITTENFIFRTREFEQMEIEYFVHESEWHKYFSEWQIQMREWCQLLGIRKENLIEHEIPDGERAFYSKRTIDFEYQYPFGQKELYGLAYRTDYDLHQQQKYSGQDLTYTDPITKEKFLPHVIEPSLGVDRSFLACLLEAYTEIDGGRSTTTEAIKDMEVVLKLPYVLAPIKIAILPLSKKEKLINIAREIQSNLNKNYFVQYDETGSIGKRYRRQDEIGTPYCLTIDFETVEDMAVTVRDRDSMQQERIAISELSEYFACKLKDN, translated from the coding sequence ATGGAAAAAGTTGTTGCCTTGGCTAAACGCAGGGGCTTTATTTTCCCCTCTTCTGAAATATATGGTGGCTTATCAGCGGCTTATGATTATGGTCCTTTGGGGATAGAACTTAAAAATAATATTAAAAAAGCTTGGTGGAAAAAATTTGTTCAGCAAAGACCAGATATGTTCGGTTTGGATGCCGCTATTATTATGCACCCTAAGGTTTGGGAAGCATCTGGGCATATTGCCAATTTTTCCGATCCCTTAGTAGATTGTAAAAAATGCCGTCGTCGTTTTCGGGCTGATCATTTATTAGCACCTAGCGCCTTGTCACCGCAATATGACAAAGAAAAGAGGATTGATTTGGTTGATTTACGCTGTCCTGATTGCGGTGGTGAGTTAACTGACCAACGTCAATTCAATTTGATGTTTAAGACTTTCATGGGACCAGTGACGGAAGAGGCTTCTGCTGTTTATTTGCGACCAGAAACGGCTGGTGGTATTTTCACCAATTTTAAAAGCATTACTGAAACTATGCGCGCCCGTTTACCATTTGGTATCGCTCAAATTGGTAAAGCGTTTCGCAATGAGATTACGACGGAGAATTTTATTTTTCGTACTAGAGAATTTGAGCAAATGGAAATTGAATATTTTGTCCATGAAAGTGAATGGCATAAATACTTTTCCGAGTGGCAGATACAAATGCGTGAGTGGTGTCAATTATTAGGTATTAGGAAAGAAAATTTGATTGAGCACGAAATACCCGATGGTGAAAGAGCGTTTTATTCCAAGCGGACCATTGATTTTGAGTATCAATATCCTTTTGGTCAAAAAGAGTTGTATGGACTGGCTTATCGCACTGATTATGACCTCCATCAACAGCAGAAATATTCTGGTCAAGATTTGACTTATACGGATCCTATTACCAAAGAAAAATTTTTACCGCACGTTATTGAGCCATCATTAGGAGTCGACCGATCTTTCCTGGCCTGTTTATTAGAAGCCTATACAGAAATAGATGGTGGGCGTTCCACTACGACAGAAGCAATTAAAGACATGGAAGTAGTTCTCAAATTACCTTATGTTTTAGCACCAATCAAAATTGCCATTTTACCACTTTCCAAAAAGGAAAAATTAATTAATATTGCTCGCGAAATTCAGAGTAATTTAAATAAGAATTATTTTGTACAGTATGATGAAACCGGCTCCATCGGCAAAAGATATCGTCGCCAAGACGAAATCGGTACACCATATTGTTTGACGATTGACTTTGAAACGGTTGAGGATATGGCAGTAACGGTGCGTGATCGTGACTCCATGCAGCAAGAAAGAATTGCTATTAGTGAGCTATCAGAATATTTTGCTTGTAAGTTAAAAGATAATTAA